A genomic region of Cannabis sativa cultivar Pink pepper isolate KNU-18-1 chromosome 1, ASM2916894v1, whole genome shotgun sequence contains the following coding sequences:
- the LOC115705590 gene encoding phospholipid-transporting ATPase 1-like has translation MAAQRSAVHSSLHIESAFSSPASRTGNAANSIQEVSLADRGTKHVRYGSRAADSEMFSISQREIIDEDSRLIYLNDPGKTNERFEFCTNSIRTGKYSILTFLPRNLFEQFHRVAYIYFLVIAVLNQLPQLAVFGRGASIMPLAFVLLVTTVKDAYEDYRRHRSDRIENNRLALVLINNHFQPKKWKDIQVGEIIKVLANETIPCDMVLLSTSDPSGVAYVQTINLDGESNLKTRYAKQETLSKYPEEEKVEGVIRCEIPNRNIYGFQANLEIDGRKLSLGPSNVLLRGCELKNTGWAIGVAVYAGRETKAMLNSSGASCKRSRLESRMNFEIIILSLVLIALCTVVSVCAAVWLKREKDVLNYLPFYRKKDFSLGKVMGKVRDYNYYGWGLEIIFTFLMSVIVFQIMIPISLYISMELVRVGQAYFMIGDTQLYDEASNSRFQCRALNINEDLGQIKYVFSDKTGTLTENKMEFKCASIGGVDYSGGKVVSEREQGYSVQVDGSILRPKMKVNVDPELLQLLKSGRNTNNGKQVHDFFLALAACNAIVPLVTDTPDPRVKLIDYQGESPDEQALVYAAATYGFMLVERTSGHIVIDIQGQRQRFNVLGLHEFDSDRKRMSVILGCPDKTVKVFVKGADTTMLSVIDESVNTNLMHITEAHLLAYSSVGLRTLVVGMRELSPLEFEEWHSSFEAASTALSGRAAALRKVAGNIETNLCILGASGIEDKLQSGVPEAIESLRTAGIKVWVLTGDKQETAISIGYSSKLLTPMMTQHVINCNSWESCRTRLQEATEGISGNALTSAALIVDGTSLCYILDSDLEEQLFWLASKCSVVLCCRVAPLQKAGIVDLVKSRTADMTLAIGDGANDVSMIQMADVGVGISGQEGRQAVMASDFAMGQFRFLVPLLLVHGHWNYQRMGYAILYNFYRNAVFVFVLFWYVLFTSFTLTTAITEWSSVLYSVLYTSLPTIVVGILDKDLSRKTLLKYPQLYGAGHRKECYNSKLFWLTMMDTLWQSLVAFFIPLLAYWESTLDASSIGDLWTIAVVILVNLHLAMDVIRWTWITHAAIWGSIVASWICVTVIDAFPSLVGYWAIFHVARTGLFWLCLLAIVVVALLPRFVVKFLYQYYCPCDVQIAREAEKFGGPRDLGGVQKELDPILDHQQR, from the exons ATGGCCGCTCAAAGATCAGCTGTTCATTCTTCTTTACACATTGAATCTGCGTTTAGCTCACCTGCGTCGCGAACGGGGAATGCAGCAAATTCTATTCAAGAAGTGAGTCTTGCTGATCGGGGCACGAAGCATGTCAGGTATGGGTCGAGAGCCGCTGATTCGGAAATGTTCAGTATTTCACAAAGAGAGATCATTGATGAAGATTCGAGGTTGATCTATTTAAATGATCCTGGGAAGACCAATGAAAGGTTTGAGTTTTGTACGAATTCGATTAGGACAGGAAAGTATTCAATCCTCACATTTCTACCCAGAAATTTGTTTGAACAGTTTCATAGAGTCGCATACATATACTTTCTTGTGATAGCTGTGCTCAATCAGCTACCCCAATTGGCCGTTTTTGGCCGGGGAGCTTCTATAATGCCTTTAGCATTTGTTTTGCTAGTTACTACAGTTAAGGATGCATATGAAGATTATAGGCGACATCGGTCTGATCGAATTGAGAACAATCGGTTAgctttagttttaattaataatcattTCCAACCAAAGAAATGGAAGGATATTCAAGTTGGAGAAATCATCAAAGTTCTGGCCAATGAAACTATCCCTTGTGATATGGTTCTGCTTTCAACTAGTGATCCAAGTGGGGTCGCATATGTGCAGACAATCAATTTGGATGGGGAGTCGAATTTGAAGACTCGGTATGCAAAACAAGAAACACTCTCGAAGTATCCAGAGGAGGAGAAGGTTGAAGGGGTGATTAGATGTGAGATACCGAATAGGAATATATATGGGTTCCAGGCAAATTTGGAAATTGATGGGAGAAAACTTTCTTTAGGACCCTCCAATGTTCTTCTTCGAGGTTGTGAGCTCAAGAACACTGGCTGGGCCATTGGGGTTGCAGTGTATGCTGGTCGAGAGACAAAAGCTATGCTTAATAGCTCTGGAGCTTCATGCAAGAGGAGCAGGCTTGAGAGCCGTATGAACTTTGAGATCATCATTCTTTCTTTAGTTCTTATTGCTTTGTGTACAGTTGTCTCTGTTTGTGCTGCTGTTTGGTTGAAGCGTGAGAAGGATGTATTGAACTACTTACCGTTTTACAGAAAAAAAGATTTTTCATTGGGAAAAGTGATGGGGAAAGTGAGAGACTATAACTACTATGGATGGGGTTTGGAGATAATTTTCACTTTCCTCATGTCTGTTATTGTCTTCCAGATTATGATCCCCATTTCTCTGTACATTTCCATGGAACTTGTTCGGGTTGGACAGGCTTATTTTATGATTGGGGATACACAGCTGTATGATGAGGCCTCAAATTCAAGATTTCAGTGTAGAGCTTTGAACATAAATGAAGATTTAGGGCAAATTAAGTATGTGTTTTCAGATAAAACGGGTACCCTTACAGAGAACAAAATGGAGTTTAAATGTGCTAGCATTGGGGGGGTAGATTACAGTGGTGGAAAAGTTGTTTCAGAAAGGGAGCAGGGTTACTCAGTGCAAG TTGATGGGAGTATTTTGAGGCCAAAGATGAAGGTGAATGTTGACCCAGAGCTTCTTCAACTACTAAAGAGCGGAAGGAATACAAACAATGGAAAACAAGTCCACGATTTTTTTCTTGCATTGGCAGCTTGCAACGCAATTGTTCCTCTTGTTACAGATACACCTGATCCTAGAGTTAAGTTGATAGATTACCAAGGAGAGTCTCCTGATGAACAAGCGTTGGTTTATGCTGCTGCAACCTATGGTTTTATGCTTGTTGAAAGAACTTCAGGCCATATAGTTATTGACATCCAAGGACAAAGGCAAAG GTTCAATGTTTTGGGTTTACATGAGTTTGATAGTGATCGTAAGAGAATGTCAGTAATACTCGGGTGCccagataaaactgtaaaagtTTTTGTAAAAGGTGCTGATACAACAATGCTAAGTGTAATTGATGAATCGGTCAACACAAACTTAATGCATATTACAGAAGCTCATCTCCTTGCTTACTCTTCAGTGGGTTTAAGAACACTTGTTGTTGGAATGCGTGAACTGTCTCCTTTAGAATTTGAGGAGTGGCACTCTTCATTTGAGGCAGCAAGCACAGCTTTGAGCGGTCGGGCTGCTGCGCTACGCAAGGTTGCTGGCAACATAGAAACCAATCTCTGCATATTGGGTGCCTCTGGAATTGAAGATAAACTGCAAAGCGGGGTGCCTGAAGCTATAGAGTCTCTGAGAACAGCTGGGATTAAAGTGTGGGTTTTGACAGGTGACAAGCAAGAAACTGCCATATCGATTGGATACTCTTCAAAGCTCCTGACTCCCATGATGACCCAACATGTTATTAATTGTAACTCCTGGGAATCTTGTAGAACGCGTTTACAAGAAGCAACAGAAGGAATTTCGGGAAATGCTTTAACTTCAGCGGCCTTGATTGTTGATGGAACCAGCCTTTGTTATATTCTTGACAGTGATCTTGAAGAACAG CTCTTTTGGTTGGCGAGTAAATGTTCAGTGGTGCTATGTTGCCGAGTAGCTCCACTGCAAAAAGCTGGAATTGTTGATCTTGTAAAGAGTAGGACTGCGGACATGACACTGGCAATTGGAGATG GTGCTAATGATGTGTCAATGATCCAAATGGCTGATGTTGGAGTTGGCATCAGTGGCCAAGAGGGTCGGCAAGCTGTGATGGCATCAGATTTTGCAATGGGGCAATTCAGGTTCTTGGTTCCCCTTTTATTGGTTCATGGACATTGGAATTACCAAAGAATGGGATACGCAATTTTATACAATTTTTACAGGAATGCggtgtttgtttttgttttattttg GTATGTACTTTTTACATCTTTCACTTTGACGACTGCAATTACTGAGTGGAGCAGCGTATTGTATTCTGTACTCTATACTTCACTACCAactattgttgttggaattcTTGACAAGGACCTAAGCAGAAAAACACTTCTAAAGTATCCTCAGCTCTATGGAGCTGGTCACAGAAAAGAATGCTACAATTCAAAATTGTTTTGGTTAACAATGATGGACACATTGTGGCAAAGTTTAGTAGCCTTCTTTATACCTCTTCTTGCATACTGGGAAAGCACCCTAGATGCATCCAGTATAGGAGATCTCTGGACAATTGCTGTGGTAATTTTGGTTAATTTACACTTGGCCATGGATGTTATTCGGTGGACTTGGATTACTCATGCAGCCATTTGGGGATCTATTGTTGCCTCCTGGATATGTGTTACTGTCATCGATGCTTTTCCTTCATTAGTTGGTTACTG GGCGATCTTTCACGTTGCAAGGACCGGATTGTTTTGGTTGTGTTTGCTTGCGATTGTTGTAGTCGCTCTTCTTCCTCGGTTTGTCGTAAAATTTCTTTACCAGTACTACTGTCCTTGTGACGTTCAGATTGCCAGGGAAGCTGAGAAGTTTGGCGGTCCAAGAGATTTAGGAGGTGTACAAAAAGAATTGGATCCAATATTGGATCATCAACAGAGATGA